The Plasmodium knowlesi strain H genome assembly, chromosome: 4 genome window below encodes:
- a CDS encoding protein kinase, putative: MENPHLVPDERGHEKMVKQWNGREDEGSDSTPLSKTHRRAHMNKFSSVLIRVILGKKHMGREQLQLVYTKEKVYHCNKWNRGIKRSYTHIRKSAGTSGALHSICTTHPGSSKEKDTNEEVFHSKKELIKKCYQYQRRVRQMLKRYKQVIQNRQDDVEGENNSRYFLLTPRRNLHLIRNGKKKDPSLMRRKMSPKRLNDCYMNEWNVPHKGVLKILSGITAHISLTSKRWKPKGEKLSANEQITHLIREKESILSLCKRVKNVVLLMESENFEVITKCMEIMKSFIHTYGETFLWLLHILRQQDVDSKTSASITVQRRRGDCTRKQIKRVENGFAKKCPSQIESLFSPKKLHSFVYLFTRVFTSYVYLLFHALRKYKGNLQKRCVLLKIAIINKGDTSYKRVEHDKVSVKGGIKVPPAPNVEFTKKGEPNYYKSFFIAIICKLSSSSNFAFLPFSKSETHVKDVKLVFVYLLQTLLRIIRKSYQKRDNLHLEKKKNEHCTNCEVRLERVAHLVEEQILCILLKKKFFFHFEELLIYGDESKEGRSPTGCPLKWAEHIIHQILKQRRREQFWLRKYYKMYLHFLRYIERVHFFKGEKIMPLKKRHYFSFYNGEESFRDEGKGVWLSCFKEKFRKIKNEFYIHMGKKYFLLFTIMSCSKGSQGATPFLKIFLKILFSLSEQKNFLLQFYFYRMRILEFMLHCIGGSSCGNQSQGISSKAVGMRKEGDEQSSHIRCKVHTSGKEIKEKDNHPCILSPPDSGQSEKVAKPIFIRPLALNRLQNRSPRYFVQRKSPMLEEGTNELCTSLSSEIHYHQHHRGNSWRRMNGKAQRSEERTNSVTINGVYCREKVAHIGNALQNIDVETWTVLLIFSLCTSYSRKDLNCFYFNENYYGQYEEVIDRFNNLIDVLKGKTCSFPKIPRKYAPLDELINAEEIPIMKVLQIHLNQQNSQKLLHRVKKYIQGKEILQILYNLAVLSNMKHLRFVRKINEDGNGTVHLCSHSIFRHKPFIIKLIKIDKHIKENYAFKNIFDEIKYLRTFQHVHGSICQMYQYGVKKNGDYRTFTYYILMQHYDDNLKNYINYLHKDYLLKREKIVCGNLLPFGEFQVMDRNGNLMFRKKRIFKKITNEIPQWRGQYKEGKSTKINLSLYYDMLRKSIHMKVTQLQHVTHVLMLFAQIVQTVMRIHRRRITHFDINSSNILVNYNGSALSSLNEKALFDGAPYRRNGYHKKGEEFLQEGKKTCFSFFAPWMNYLTRSGKKVKTKKMEITGKSGSTEENLNSMNNNTTGGINLDRMRLVPSSQCYATPVQRRHISSMGEVPNLPSIVINDFGESKAFFSNKDFLFFRTSRGNEMMAAPELMKMGARKEKRGCGTVLDNHMFRINTADSARKWRRVKMYNRIKGNSSNFKIVIRMVRSQSIIGLKKKESHSSVGRSNPHRLNIRKISPFRYCKKQIDEMKGLLKKKLLKRQIFRTRRRDIQKSDVWLLGFLLFEMITNEALTNECNNIFLYIKIDQRKDLLDKMINKKIDNNLKKIKKFFHFFFQFDVRKRKSIDEIYAHCRQLYLYYDAKLRRHSELLKRVEGTDVTSSFPKEKPHMLNEEGVFPTRGTNIRLFLSQHVVVKSNGSYSLHTLESHTHPVTNYKKENKIIANDKHNFVSYIVVKNGQYAELPLNVRYPSCVSGRPFEMVQSVRNAKMLLRGLTTYNILKVGNVYLLPHMDKKGKEFVCLPEFGESTVFVFPPKFNEQLISLYNSRKRRITRIPTLYLKKKIFYKKSKNTKNVFYRHLNKVTRRGSPTWNHLCKHSKMKIYKNKMKNLVHFFFFFFMNIQVKIHQLANSTDKKKTFFFILGNEKSEYHVNSVEKIHAWEPYNFANLFLFFFVCVTLKTDPVDLFFLLQTNEFFSLSEMDTVLLQLLMRTFFLS; the protein is encoded by the coding sequence ATGGAGAATCCTCACCTAGTGCCCGACGAAAGGGGACATGAGAAAATGGTTAAGCAGTGGAATGGAAGAGAAGATGAAGGTAGTGATTCCACACCATTGAGCAAGACCCATCGAAGAGCACACATGAACAAATTCTCAAGTGTCCTGATTAGAGTTATCCTAGGCAAAAAACATATGGGAAGAGAACAACTCCAGTTGGTTTATACAAAGGAGAAAGTTTATCACTGCAATAAGTGGAACAGAGGTATCAAACGTTCATACACTCATATACGCAAAAGTGCGGGAACATCTGGCGCTTTGCATAGCATCTGCACAACTCACCCAGGTAGCtcaaaggaaaaggataCAAATGAGGAGGTTTTCCACTCTAAAAAGGAACTAATTAAAAAGTGCTACCAATACCAAAGGAGGGTGCGTCAAATGTTAAAAAGATATAAACAAGTCATTCAAAATAGGCAAGACGATgtagagggggaaaataactCCAGGTATTTCTTGCTGACACCAAGGAGGAATCTGCATCTGATACgcaatgggaagaaaaaggatccATCAttaatgaggagaaaaatgtccCCCAAAAGATTAAACGATTGTTACATGAACGAGTGGAATGTCCCCCACAAAGGAGTacttaaaattttaagtGGGATTACAGCACATATATCACTTACTTCCAAGCGTTGGAAACCGAAGGGGGAGAAACTCAGCGCCAATGAACAGATAACCCACCtgataagggaaaaggagTCCATTTTAAGCCTATGCAAGAGGGTTAAAAATGTAGTGCTTCTCATGGAAAGCGAAAATTTTGAAGTAATCACAAAATGCATGGAGATTATGAAATCTTTCATTCATACATATGGAGAAACCTTTCTATGGCTTCTACACATATTGCGACAGCAGGATGTGGATTCCAAGACAAGTGCTTCTATAACAGTTCAGCGTAGAAGGGGAGACTGCACAAGAAAACAGATCAAGAGAGTTGAGAACGGATTTGCCAAGAAGTGTCCATCACAGATTGAGAGTCTATTTTCTCCAAAGAAGCTTCACTCCTTTGTATATCTCTTTACGCGAGTGTTTACCTCTTATGTCTATTTGCTTTTTCACGCTCTGCGCAAGTATAAGGGGAACTTACAAAAGAGATGTGTTTTGCTAAAAATTGCAATTATTAACAAGGGTGACACATCATACAAAAGGGTAGAGCATGATAAAGTATCAGTCAAGGGTGGGATCAAAGTACCACCCGCACCAAACGTGGAGTTTACCAAGAAAGGTGAACCCAATTATTATAAAAGCTTCTTTATCGCTATCATCTGTAAACTTTCCAGTAGTAGCAACTTTGCATTTCTACCTTTTTCGAAGAGTGAAACCCATGTGAAGGATGTAAAACTTGTCTTTGTCTACCTCCTTCAGACCCTCTTAAGAATCATAAGGAAGAGTTATCAGAAGAGGGACAATCtccatttggagaaaaaaaaaaatgaacattgcACAAATTGTGAAGTAAGATTGGAGCGAGTAGCACATCTGGTTGAGGAGCAAATTTTGTGcatccttttaaaaaaaaaatttttttttcactttgaaGAACTTCTCATATATGGTGATGAGAGTAAGGAGGGGAGGTCTCCTACTGGATGTCCTCTCAAATGGGCTGAGCATATTATTCACCAAATTTTAAAGCAACGCAGGAGGGAACAGTTTTGGCttcgaaaatattataaGATGTATCTTCACTTTCTGAGGTATATCGAAAGGGTTCACTTtttcaaaggagaaaaaattatgcccCTCAAGAAGAgacattatttttcattttacaatGGAGAGGAATCATTTCGAgacgaaggaaaaggggtaTGGTTGTCCtgttttaaagaaaaatttagaaaaataaaaaacgagttttatatacacatgggaaaaaagTACTTTCTGCTCTTCACAATCATGTCTTGTTCGAAAGGGTCCCAAGGGGCGACTccctttttgaaaatatttttaaaaattttattttccctatcGGAGCAGAAGAATTTCCTTTTGCAGTTTTACTTTTACAGGATGAGAATTTTGGAGTTCATGCTGCACTGTATTGGAGGAAGTAGCTGTGGAAATCAGTCACAGGGTATTTCATCTAAAGCAGTTGGCATGCGCAAGGAAGGAGATGAACAATCTTCTCACATACGGTGCAAAGTTCACACCAGTGGAAAggagataaaggaaaaagataaCCACCCCTGCATTCTCAGCCCCCCCGATAGTGGGCAAAGTGAAAAAGTGGCTAAACCGATTTTTATTCGACCACTTGCATTAAATCGTCTTCAGAACCGCTCTCCGAGATACTTCGTCCAGAGGAAGTCACCCATGTTGGAGGAGGGGACCAACGAATTATGCACCTCTCTATCATCAGAGATACATTATCACCAACATCATCGTGGAAATTCTTGGCGCAGAATGAATGGAAAGGCACAACGGTCTGAGGAAAGAACCAATTCGGTAACTATAAATGGGGTATATTGTCGGGAGAAGGTTGCACATATTGGGAATGCTCTCCAAAATATCGATGTCGAGACGTGGACAGTCCTCttgattttttccctctgtaCATCATACAGTAGGAAGGACCTGAACTGCTTCTACTTCAATGAGAATTACTACGGTCAGTATGAAGAGGTTATAGACAGATTTAACAATCTCATCGACGTCTTGAAGGGGAAGACATGCAGTTTTCCCAAAATTCCACGCAAGTACGCCCCGCTTGATGAACTTATAAACGCGGAGGAAATACCGATCATGAAGGTTTTGCAGATTCATTTGAACCAACAGAATTCACAAAAGCTTCTTCACCgcgtaaaaaaatacatacagGGGAAGGAGATATTGCAGATTCTGTACAACCTTGCCGTGCTTAGCAACATGAAGCATTTGCGTTTTGtgagaaaaattaatgaagaCGGGAATGGAACGGTACACTTATGTTCTCATTCAATTTTCCGACATAAACCATTCATTATAAAGTTGATAAAGATAGATAAGCATATCAAAGAAAATTATGcttttaaaaacattttcgatgaaataaaatacctCCGAACATTTCAACATGTTCATGGGAGCATATGCCAAATGTATCAATacggggttaaaaaaaatggcgatTATAGAACCTTCACTTATTACATACTTATGCAGCATTATGatgacaatttaaaaaattatataaattatttacaCAAAGATTATTTgctaaaaagagaaaaaattgtgtgtggAAATTTGTTGCCCTTTGGGGAGTTCCAGGTGATGGACAGAAATGGAAATTTaatgttcagaaaaaaaagaatttttaaaaaaataacaaatgaAATCCCCCAATGGAGGGGACAatacaaagaaggaaaatccacaaaaattaatttatcaTTATATTATGACATGTTGAGAAAGAGCATCCACATGAAGGTAACCCAGTTACAACACGTAACGCATGTTTTGATGTTATTCGCACAAATTGTACAAACCGTTATGCGCATACATAGAAGACGGATAACCCATTTTGACATTAACTCAAGTAACATTTTAGTAAATTACAACGGATCTGCTTTGTCATCATTAAATGAGAAAGCTCTTTTCGATGGAGCCCCATATCGTCGGAATGGATACCACAAGAAGGGAGAAGAATTTCtccaagaaggaaaaaaaacatgtttttcattttttgcaccTTGGATGAATTACCTGAcccgttcaggcaaaaaagtaaaaacgaaaaaaatggaaataacagggaaaagtggaagcacagaggaaaatttaaacTCAATGAATAATAACACAACGGGGGGGATCAATCTGGACAGAATGAGACTCGTGCCCAGTTCGCAGTGTTATGCTACACCTGTCCAAAGAAGACATATCTCGAGTATGGGTGAAGTTCCTAACCTTCCATCTATCGTCATTAACGACTTTGGAGAAAGTAAAGCCTTTTTCAGCAATAAGgatttcctattttttcgAACAAGCAGGGGAAACGAAATGATGGCTGCGCCTGAGCTGATGAAAATGGGTGCGCGGAAGGAAAAGCGAGGATGTGGCACAGTTCTAGATAACCACATGTTCCGCATCAACACTGCGGATTCAGCAAGAAAGTGGCGGCgagtaaaaatgtacaatcGAATTAAAGGAAATTCATCGAACTTTAAAATTGTTATCCGAATGGTAAGAAGCCAAAGCATTATCggcttgaagaaaaaagaaagtcaTAGCAGTGTGGGAAGAAGCAATCCCCACAGATTGAACATTCGGAAGATTTCTCCATTTCGATATTGCAAAAAACAGATTGATGAAATGAAGGGACTGCTAAAAAAGAAGCTTTTAAAGAGGCAAATCTTTCGCACAAGAAGAAGAGACATCCAAAAAAGCGACGTGTGGTTACTTGGTTTTCTACTTTTCGAAATGATTACAAATGAGGCATTAACAAATGAGTgcaataatatatttttgtacataaaGATAGATCAGAGGAAAGACCTACTTGATAAAatgattaacaaaaaaattgataacaatttgaagaaaataaaaaaatttttccatttttttttccagtttgatgtgaggaagaggaaatccATCGACGAAATATATGCACACTGTCGTCAGCTCTATCTTTATTATGACGCAAAGTTAAGGAGGCATAGCGAATTGCTAAAACGGGTTGAGGGAACAGACGTAACTAGTTCCTTTCCAAAGGAAAAACCTCATATGCTCAATGAGGAGGGTGTCTTCCCCACTCGAGGGACAAATATTCGACTGTTTCTTTCGCAACACGTGGTAGTAAAAAGTAACGGGAGTTACTCACTCCACACTTTGGAGTCACATACCCATCCCGTTACAAattataagaaggaaaataaaattatagcCAATGACAAGCATAATTTCGTCTCTTATATCGTTGTGAAGAATGGACAGTACGCAGAACTGCCTCTGAACGTGCGTTACCCATCATGTGTTAGTGGACGCCCCTTCGAAATGGTGCAATCTGTGAGGAATGCCAAAATGCTGCTCCGCGGACTGACCACATATAACATACTGAAGGTGGGAAATGTTTACCTCCTTCCTCACATGGacaagaaaggaaaggagttTGTCTGTTTGCCCGAATTCGGTGAAAGCacagtttttgtttttcccccgaAGTTTAATGAACAGCTAATTTCTCTTTATAACAGCAGGAAGAGACGCATCACGCGTATTCCCACattgtatttaaaaaaaaaaatcttttataaaaaaagcaaaaacacaaaaaatgtattttataGGCATCTTAACAAAGTTACGAGGAGAGGTAGCCCAACGTGGAACCACTTGTGTAAACATAGCAAAATGAAGATCTACAAAAATAAGATGAAAAatcttgtccatttttttttttttttttttatgaacattcAGGTAAAAATCCACCAGCTAGCTAATTCgacagataaaaaaaaaacatttttttttattttgggaaatgaaaaaagtgagTACCATGTTAACTCCGTCGAGAAAATACATGCATGGGAACCCTACAATTTCGCaaatctttttttgtttttttttgtgtgtgtcaCGTTGAAGACAGATCCAGtggatttatttttccttttgcaaaCGAACGAGTTCTTTTCTTTGTCAGAAATGGACACTGTTTTGTTGCAACTGCTTATgcgtaccttttttttaagttaa
- a CDS encoding CCR4-associated factor 16, putative has product MDEIVINHLSYNYYNRLGRTSTAALQNVNLSFSKGMRVVVCGKNGAGKSTLLSIIAGKKLVKEESVLVFNKPAFHDTTLSSRIGFVGDWWSDDYAMNITVKDFFAKYKDSKRYRKLLNLFEISEDKLISSASKGEKKKIQILVNLVTRKDVYIFDEATESLDLISRKLLLEFLKRECIKYNCIIIYSTHIFDYMEKWCSHVLYLSKGSVAFFSDIGTVTSAKDYTSLADYIFDQMMEETSEEQKMKTLEDMFLADSE; this is encoded by the exons ATGGACGAAATAGTAATAAACCATTTGAGTTATAATTATTACAATAGATTAGGAAGAACAAGCACGGCGGCATTGCAAAATGTAAATTTGTCGTTCAGTAAAGGCATGCGAGTTGTCGTTTGTGGGAAAAACGGAGCAGGGAAGAGCACCCTATTGAGCATCATAGCAGGCAAGAAG CTCGTAAAGGAGGAATCCGTTTTGGTGTTCAACAAGCCAGCGTTCCATGACACCACGCTGTCAAGCAGAATTGGGTTCGTTGGGGACTGGTGGAGCGACG ATTACGCAATGAATATCACGGTGAAGGATTTCTTCGCAAAGTACAAAGATTCCAAGAGGTATAGGAAGCTACTAAATCTGTTCGAAATCAGCGAAGACAAACTTATATCTTCCGCctcaaagggagaaaagaaaaaaattcaaattctGGTTAACTTGGTAACGAGAAAGGATGTGTACATTTTCGATGAGGCAACCGAGTCGCTGGATCTTATTTCCCGCAAGCTCTTGTTGGA GTTTCTAAAGAGGGAATGTATAAAGTACAACTGTATCATCATTTATTCGACACACATTTTCGATTATATGGAGAAATGGTGTAGCCATGTTTTATACCTGTCCAAAGGATCAGtggcctttttttctgataTAGGGACTGTAACGAG TGCCAAGGACTACACCTCCCTAGCGGATTATATTTTCGACCAGATGATGGAGGAAACAAGTGaagagcaaaaaatgaaaactttgGAAG ATATGTTCCTAGCAGATTCCGAATAA
- a CDS encoding queuine tRNA-ribosyltransferase, putative, with product MAKMEESSKYRVNKIKDLETPTTTILTNDIQPEYINMELLRKIEINNFILNCPLQEVYKNLEVYEKAKEYFSRHEGKKSKSYLHSFSDFDNSYRYMNVRNVLTNNFSININKNITMKQSNHTIIFSIDDFCRCVHIFEPDIFCIPSEEIKINEEVGKKKKVRIITLMDEFLKKIKNVKENQVSGDSVCIVTIPSTIHFDKGTIEEMLNKYDTLIGGFMLSGIGYDESNEERTSHLNTILAVLPKEKLKLIQLSIGTPIEILHSIYHGIDIIESNFPYELARNGKAINMHIKMESMEEKCTNKMHDIRHINFQNKEIFIINLNDEKYALDYSPITDNSPRNETKSYVHHLLKCQELTANVILSYHNLYMYSMFFQEIRTQIRSGNFLSYISWFVQRHQLG from the coding sequence ATGGCCAAAATGGAGGAGTCTTCCAAATACCgagtgaacaaaataaaggacTTGGAAACGCCAACCACTACCATCCTCACCAATGACATACAACCGGAATATATCAACATGGAGTTGCTTCGGAAGATTGagattaataattttatcctGAACTGTCCACTACAGGAGGTATACAAAAACTTGGAGGTATATGAAAAAGcgaaagaatatttttcaagacatgaaggaaaaaagagcaaatcCTACCTGCACAGTTTCTCCGACTTTGACAACAGCTACAGATACATGAACGTGAGAAATGTTTtgacaaataatttttcaataAATATTAACAAAAACATAACGATGAAACAGAGTAACCACAcgataatattttccataGACGACTTTTGCAGATGTGTCCATATTTTTGAGCCAGACATTTTCTGCATCCCATCGGaggagataaaaataaatgaagaggtgggaaagaagaaaaaagtacgaATAATAACACTAATGGAtgaattcttaaaaaaaataaaaaatgtcaaGGAAAACCAAGTGAGTGGAGACTCCGTTTGTATTGTGACTATACCATCCACTATTCATTTTGATAAAGGCACAATAGAGGAAATGTTAAATAAGTACGATACTCTTATTGGGGGGTTCATGCTAAGTGGAATTGGTTACGACGAATCGAATGAAGAGAGGACCTCCCATTTGAACACAATTTTAGCGGTTCTACCGAAAGAAAAGTTGAAGCTTATACAACTAAGTATAGGTACACCCATCGAAATTTTACACTCCATTTATCACGGTATAGACATCATTGAATCTAACTTCCCCTACGAATTGgcaagaaatggaaaagctataaatatgcacataaaaatggaatcaaTGGAAGAGAAATGTACAAACAAAATGCACGATATCAGACATATCAATTTCCAgaataaagaaatttttattataaacttaaatgatgaaaaatatgcTTTGGATTATTCCCCCATAACCGATAATTCACCTAGAAATGAAACCAAGTCTTATGTACATCATTTGCTCAAGTGTCAGGAGCTCACCGCAAATGTTATTTTGTCCTACCACAATTTATACATGTACAGCATGTTTTTTCAAGAAATTCGAACGCAAATAAGAAGTGGTAATTTTCTCAGTTACATCAGCTGGTTCGTCCAGCGCCACCAACTGGGTTAG
- a CDS encoding calmodulin, putative, which produces MADKLTEEQISEFKEAFSLFDKDGDGTITTKELGTVMRSLGQNPTEAELQDMINEIDTDGNGTIDFPEFLTLMARKMKDTDTEEELIEAFRVFDRDGDGYISADELRHVMTNLGEKLTNEEVDEMIREADIDGDGQINYEEFVKMMIAK; this is translated from the exons ATGGCAGACAAGTTAACGGAGGAGCAAATTTCCGAATTCAAGGAGGCCTTCAGCTTGTTTGACAAGGATGGAGATGGAa CCATAACAACCAAGGAATTGGGGACAGTAATGAGATCATTAGGGCAAAATCCAACGGAAGCAGAATTGCAAGATATGATAAATGAGATAGACACAGATGGAAATGGAACCATCGATTTCCCCGAGTTCTTAACTCTGATGgcgagaaaaatgaaagataCGGACACCGAAGAGGAACTAATTGAGGCCTTCAGAGTTTTCGACCGAGACGGGGACGGATACATAAGTGCAGATGAGCTAAGACACGTCATGACGAACTTAGGAGAAAAACTAACTAATGAGGAAGTGGACGAAATGATACGGGAGGCTGACATTGATGGGGATGGCCAGATCAATTACGAAGAATTCGTCAAAATGATGATAGCCAAGTAG